TATCGAAGGAGCGGAGCCTGGCGACCTGCTGGTCGTCGATCTTCTCGATATCAAACCGATCACGCCGGTGGGCTTTTCCGGCGTGTTCGCGAAGAGCAACGGCGGCGGTTTTCTCGGCGACTATTTTCCGGATGCGGCCAAGGCGATCTGGGACCTGAAAGGGCTGTACGCCACTTCGCGCCATATCCCGGGTGTGCGCATCGCCGGGTTGACGCACCCGGGCCTGATGGGCTGTCTTCCATCGACCGAATTGCTGGCCGAGTGGAATCGCCGTGAGGCGCCGCTGGCGGAGCTGGGTCTTGCAAAACCGCCGGAGCCGTCGACCGCTGTGCTGCGCGGCGTACGCGGAGCCGCCTTTGACCGGATGGCGAAAGAGGCGGCCCGCACCGTTCCCCCGCGCGAGCATGGCGGCAATACCGACATCAAGGATCTCTCGAGCGGAACCCGGATCTTCTTCCCGGTTTACGTCAAGGGCGCGGGCTTCTCGATGGGCGATCTGCACTTCTCCCAGGGCGACGGCGAAATCAGTTTTTGCGGCGCGATTGAAATGGACGGCGCGACCCATGTCGGCTTCGACCTCATCAAAGGCGGCATGGCCAAGTACAACCTCAGCGCACCGGTTTTCATGCCTAGCCCGATCAGGCCGCATTACGACCGATGGCTGACCTTTGAAGGAATCAGCGTCGAGAACGGAAAGAACTATTACATGGACGCTACGGTCGCCTATCGCCAGGCTTGCCTGAAGGCTATCGACTACCTGAAGCAGCATGGATTTACCGGGCCGCAAGCATACATGTTGCTCACCGCGGCGCCGGTTGAAGGTCGCATTGGCGGCATCGTCGATATTCCGAACTGCTCGGCCACGGTGTCATTGCCACTCGCAATCTTCGAGAAGAACATTGCACCGACCGGAATGCTCAGCGAGCGCGCGTTCTGGGGCCACAGGGACTGACGGGCAGGTCCAGAGTCAGGGCGGCGGAGTGGGCGGCTCCGCCGCGAGACGCGCAGCAATGCGCGTCCGATCTTTTTACGACTGAAGGGGAGTACGTAACATGCCGCTTTACGACATGCGTTGTCCGTCATGTGGGGGAATCTTCGAGAAATTGCTAGCGGTGTCCATGCGCGACAATGTTCTCGACTGTCCCTAT
Above is a window of Paraburkholderia sprentiae WSM5005 DNA encoding:
- the fmdA gene encoding formamidase, which produces MQHFTIKPGVPLAEQAELGHNRWHPDIPFLSTVKPGEEIIIESLDFLDAQIKDNDSTDDVRDIDLTRAHPLTGPFHIEGAEPGDLLVVDLLDIKPITPVGFSGVFAKSNGGGFLGDYFPDAAKAIWDLKGLYATSRHIPGVRIAGLTHPGLMGCLPSTELLAEWNRREAPLAELGLAKPPEPSTAVLRGVRGAAFDRMAKEAARTVPPREHGGNTDIKDLSSGTRIFFPVYVKGAGFSMGDLHFSQGDGEISFCGAIEMDGATHVGFDLIKGGMAKYNLSAPVFMPSPIRPHYDRWLTFEGISVENGKNYYMDATVAYRQACLKAIDYLKQHGFTGPQAYMLLTAAPVEGRIGGIVDIPNCSATVSLPLAIFEKNIAPTGMLSERAFWGHRD